The Caretta caretta isolate rCarCar2 chromosome 15, rCarCar1.hap1, whole genome shotgun sequence genome window below encodes:
- the CORO1C gene encoding coronin-1C isoform X2, producing the protein MVWQIPENGLALSLTEPVVVLEGHSKRVGIVAWHPAARNVLLSAGCDNIVIIWNVGTGEALINLDDMHLDMIYNVSWNRNGSLICTASKDKKVRVIDPRKQEIVAEKERAHEGARPIRAIFLSDGNVFTTGFSRMSERQLALWNPKNMEEPIALHEMDTSNGVLLPFYDPDTNIIYLCGKGDSSIRYFEITDESPYVHYLNTFSSKEPQRGMGFMPKRGLDVNKCEIARFFKLHERKCEPIIMTVPRKSDLFQDDLYPDTAGPEAALEAEEWFEGKNADPILISLKHGYIPGKNRDLKVVKKNILDNKPAANKKSDLINTPKKAADTSNIQNEAKLDEILKELKSIRDTISNQDERISKLEQQMAKMTV; encoded by the exons GTCTGGCAGATCCCAGAGAACGGACTCGCCCTCTCCCTGACGGAGCCTGTGGTGGTTTTAGAAGGCCATTCAAAGAGAGTTGGCATCGTTGCTTGGCATCCAGCTGCGCGCaatgtgctgctcagtgcag GTTGTGATAATATAGTCATCATCTGGAATGTGGGAACAGGTGAAGCCCTTATAAATCTGGATGACATGCATCTGGACATGATTTACAATGTGAGCTGGAATCGCAACGGCAGCCTGATTTGTACAGCTTCTAAAGACAAAAAAGTCCGAGTGATTGACCCTAGGAAACAAGAAATCGTTGCT gagaaggagagggccCACGAGGGAGCACGGCCTATAAGAGCAATATTCCTCTCCGATGGCAATGTCTTTACCACCGGCTTCAGCCGCATGAGTGAACGGCAGCTCGCCCTGTGGAATCCT AAAAATATGGAAGAGCCAATAGCCCTGCACGAAATGGACACCAGCAATGGGGTGCTGCTTCCATTCTATGACCCAGACACCAATATCATTTACCTGTGTGGCAAG GGTGACAGCAGCATTCGCTACTTTGAGATCACCGATGAATCCCCGTATGTCCACTACCTCAACACCTTCAGCAGCAAAGAACCGCAGAGAGGGATGGGGTTCATGCCAAAGAGGGGCCTGGATGTGAACAAGTGTGAAATAGCCAG gttCTTCAAACTTCACGAGCGGAAGTGCGAGCCCATTATCATGACTGTCCCCCGAAAG tctgaccttttcCAAGATGACCTGTATCCCGATACGGCTGGCCCAGAAGCAGCTCTGGAAGCTGAAGAGTGGTTTGAGGGGAAGAATGCTGATCCCATTCTCATTTCTTTGAAACATGGGTACATTCCAGGCAAGAACAGGGATCTCAAGGTGGTCAAAAAGAACATATTGGACAACAAGCCTGCAGCAAACAAGAAGAGCGATCTCATTAACACCCCAAAGAAAGCAGCAGACACCTCAAATATT CAAAACGAAGCCAAATTGGATGAGATTTTGAAAGAGCTTAAATCTATAAGAGACACAATCTCCAATCAAGATGAGCGCATTTCCAAGTTAGAACAGCAGATGGCGAAGATGACGGTTTGA
- the SELPLG gene encoding P-selectin glycoprotein ligand 1 isoform X2 — MAPIRATLLLLFASLLQVSAHKLPAIQLSGRDGTVQESPAAGGLPAAGGSQRGQWVWDTAGAGSTDFPVFIREKREAEVKSSNSSAVETTTTGHHNTFSMTPSEHPVEETEVSLAPEELDESTSQENFYDDDATTTAEPLSADSSDVSTEAAGVTVGNHLDTLAKVVPIQGSRTVSSEAAATGIEDILTSSTESREHGSSIRPVGMKGLGESSPTSPPESLTQSFEGDLLVKELATWRHGLSKVGKTHSPPMWPPAGGSVTANVPLQKLPIHTNILVGKCLLAIFILALVAAIFIICTTVFATLLWRQKRVCQVRQLNTEMVCISALLPDSETVANGEKPSKVKRMKMPTDNSSETEGDNLTLSSFLPDH, encoded by the coding sequence ATGGCTCCAATCCGGGccacgctgctgctgctgtttgcgaGCCTGCTCCAGGTCTCTGCCCACAAGCTGCCAGCCATCCAGCTCAGTGGCCGAGATGGCACAGTTCAAGAGAGCCCGGCAGCAGGCGGGCTTCCTGCGGCTGGGGGCTCTCAGCGGGGCCAGTGGGTGTGGGacacagcaggggctgggagcactgACTTCCCCGTGTTTATCCGCGAGAAGAGGGAAGCTGAGGTGAAGTCATCCAATTCTTCTGCTGTAGAGACCACCACCACCGGCCACCACAACACATTCTCCATGACTCCTTCTGAACATCCCGTGGAAGAAACTGAGGTCTCTCTAGCTCCTGAGGAGCTAGATGAAAGTACGTCCCAAGAAAACTTCTATGATGATGATGCTACCACTACAGCAGAGCCATTGTCTGCTGACAGCTCTGACGTCTCCACAGAAGCGGCCGGAGTTACAGTGGGCAACCATCTTGATACCTTAGCCAAGGTGGTTCCAATTCAGGGCTCCAGAACCGTCTCCTCAGAAGCGGCAGCCACTGGGATAGAAGATATCCTCACGAGCAGCACGGAGAGTCGGGAACATGGCTCCTCCATCAGGCCAGTGGGAATgaaggggctgggggaaagctcaCCGACTTCACCACCTGAATCTCTGACACAGTCCTTTGAAGGGGACCTGCTTGTGAAAGAGTTGGCCACTTGGAGGCATGGCCTCTCCAAGGTGGGAAAGACCCATTCTCCTCCCATGTGGCCCCCGGCAGGTGGCTCTGTCACAGCAAATGTCCCCTTGCAGAAGCTGCCAATTCACACAAACATCCTGGTGGGGAAGTGTTTGCTGGCCATCTTCATCctagcccttgtggctgccaTCTTCATCATCTGCACCACCGTCTTCGCCACCCTGCTGTGGCGCCAGAAGCGTGTCTGCCAGGTGCGCCAGCTCAACACTGAGATGGTGTGtatctcagccctgctgcccgacAGCGAGACGGTGGCCAACGGGGAGAAGCCCAGCAAGGTAAAGAGGATGAAGATGCCCACAGACAATAGCTCAGAGACCGAAGGGGACAACCTGACTCTGAGCAGCTTCCTGCCGGACCATTAA
- the SELPLG gene encoding P-selectin glycoprotein ligand 1 isoform X1, translating to MPAPVLRWQPSSSQGQMAPIRATLLLLFASLLQVSAHKLPAIQLSGRDGTVQESPAAGGLPAAGGSQRGQWVWDTAGAGSTDFPVFIREKREAEVKSSNSSAVETTTTGHHNTFSMTPSEHPVEETEVSLAPEELDESTSQENFYDDDATTTAEPLSADSSDVSTEAAGVTVGNHLDTLAKVVPIQGSRTVSSEAAATGIEDILTSSTESREHGSSIRPVGMKGLGESSPTSPPESLTQSFEGDLLVKELATWRHGLSKVGKTHSPPMWPPAGGSVTANVPLQKLPIHTNILVGKCLLAIFILALVAAIFIICTTVFATLLWRQKRVCQVRQLNTEMVCISALLPDSETVANGEKPSKVKRMKMPTDNSSETEGDNLTLSSFLPDH from the exons ATGCCTGCGCCCGTCCTTCGCTGGCAGCCCTCTTCAAGCCAGG GTCAAATGGCTCCAATCCGGGccacgctgctgctgctgtttgcgaGCCTGCTCCAGGTCTCTGCCCACAAGCTGCCAGCCATCCAGCTCAGTGGCCGAGATGGCACAGTTCAAGAGAGCCCGGCAGCAGGCGGGCTTCCTGCGGCTGGGGGCTCTCAGCGGGGCCAGTGGGTGTGGGacacagcaggggctgggagcactgACTTCCCCGTGTTTATCCGCGAGAAGAGGGAAGCTGAGGTGAAGTCATCCAATTCTTCTGCTGTAGAGACCACCACCACCGGCCACCACAACACATTCTCCATGACTCCTTCTGAACATCCCGTGGAAGAAACTGAGGTCTCTCTAGCTCCTGAGGAGCTAGATGAAAGTACGTCCCAAGAAAACTTCTATGATGATGATGCTACCACTACAGCAGAGCCATTGTCTGCTGACAGCTCTGACGTCTCCACAGAAGCGGCCGGAGTTACAGTGGGCAACCATCTTGATACCTTAGCCAAGGTGGTTCCAATTCAGGGCTCCAGAACCGTCTCCTCAGAAGCGGCAGCCACTGGGATAGAAGATATCCTCACGAGCAGCACGGAGAGTCGGGAACATGGCTCCTCCATCAGGCCAGTGGGAATgaaggggctgggggaaagctcaCCGACTTCACCACCTGAATCTCTGACACAGTCCTTTGAAGGGGACCTGCTTGTGAAAGAGTTGGCCACTTGGAGGCATGGCCTCTCCAAGGTGGGAAAGACCCATTCTCCTCCCATGTGGCCCCCGGCAGGTGGCTCTGTCACAGCAAATGTCCCCTTGCAGAAGCTGCCAATTCACACAAACATCCTGGTGGGGAAGTGTTTGCTGGCCATCTTCATCctagcccttgtggctgccaTCTTCATCATCTGCACCACCGTCTTCGCCACCCTGCTGTGGCGCCAGAAGCGTGTCTGCCAGGTGCGCCAGCTCAACACTGAGATGGTGTGtatctcagccctgctgcccgacAGCGAGACGGTGGCCAACGGGGAGAAGCCCAGCAAGGTAAAGAGGATGAAGATGCCCACAGACAATAGCTCAGAGACCGAAGGGGACAACCTGACTCTGAGCAGCTTCCTGCCGGACCATTAA
- the ZBED2 gene encoding zinc finger BED domain-containing protein 2: protein MKQEEEEVVVRIEEEVGNAGGRRGAVPTHTHHGRGVRFSEVWEYFHIAPPRTGHHPSQYAACRLCGRQVSRGPGLNVGTTALWKHLRSMHREELEKSGHRQVNQCPVAHLPVVQHQPVAEGEWAQLMEQMGALALRASQREREVEKREKAVERRARAVERRERAVERRERAVEEEERSLTERVLKMKAEEVQVRLKGTCERESALASAADLPMHFV from the coding sequence AtgaagcaggaagaggaggaggtggttgtGAGGATAGAGGAAGAGGTTGGTAACGCAGGAGGACGAAGAGGTGCAgtgcccacccacacacaccatgGCAGAGGAGTGAGATTTTCTGAGGTGTGGGAGTACTTCCACATTGCCCCACCCCGGACTGGTCACCACCCCAGCCAATATGCTGCCTGCAGGCTGTGCGGCCGACAGGTCAGCCGTGGTCCAGGGCTCAACGTTGGGACCACCGCTCTGTGGAAACACCTGCGGAGCATGCACAGAGAGGAGCTGGAGAAGAGTGGGCACAGGCAGGTGAACCAATGCCCAGTGGCGCACTTGCCCGTGGTACAGCACCAGCCGGTTGCAGAGGGGGAATGGGCTCAGCTCATGGAGCAGATGGGGGCGCTGGCTCTGCGTGCCAGCCAGCGGGAGAGGGAAGTGGAGAAGAGGGAGAAGGCTGTGGAACGCAGGGCAAGGGCCGTGGAGCGGCGCGAGAGGGCCGTGGAGCGGCGCGAGAGGGccgtggaagaggaggagaggtcTCTGACAGAGAGGGTGCTGAAGATGAAGGCTGAGGAGGTTCAGGTGCGGCTGAAAGGCACATGCGAGAGGGAGAGCGCCCTGGCCTCAGCTGCTGATCTCCCCATGCATTTTGTGTAG